The region TTTTTATGGAGTTCAACATGGAAGACTTAGGATCTCTCACTAAATTTGATGATCCCAAGCTGACGAAAAACTACGAGAAGCGGAATAAAGAACACAAGTCCTACAAATCTGGTAGTAAGGTACGTTTCGAACATCCTATACCCTCGATGAATTACAGGTGCATGATGAATTTCTTAAATATATGGAATGAGAGGGTTTACTTGGTTACTGTTTTTAGAGTCACTTGATCTCCCACAGACATTGATCGATGAAATCCTGAGGCATGTGCATAGAAGTATATGCTCTTTTTTCCCATAATTTTCCTCTATGCTTCATTCAAGTCACTTTCGACATGTATACTAGGCAGCCCACATTCTAATTTTTTACCTTACCATTCTCAATTTCCCTCATTGTATACAACCCCAACCGCACACTCCACTCATGAAGACTCATGTGGTAGTAGTTGTTAAACAGCCTAAAATGCATACTGGGTGTATATAAATCAGTGGTTGTCTCAAAACAAAATACGTTGTAGAATTCATCGACCAATGCCTATTGGAGATCATGTCACTCTAAAAACAGTAACCAAGTAAACCCTCTCATTTCAATATATCCAAGAAATTCATCATGCACCAATAATTCATCACGAGAAATCCCAAGTCTTCCATGTTGAATTCCATGGAAAATTTGTCAAGCATGTCCGGTAGCTCAGGGGATGCAATTTTAGATGCACGAAAGTACCGCTCCTCCTAAGAACTAGATGAGCTATCGGTGGATGAACTCTCTTCATGTCATTGTCCAAGAAGTATGTATCTATAGCACACCTTACTCAGTTAATTTTAACTGAATAAATGATGTCACATTTCGGTTcgatcaaaacaacaaaaaccaaaaacatgttcctctattttattttttctagaACTATACAAGCAACACCCACTATTCTGATTGTTAAACCTGTTAACACAACCTTTAACTACTatacacaataaaaaaaataacgaTAACCTATTTCGATAAATATTTACAATCTGATACAATCCTATAGGATctcccaattatttagttatcttttgattcaccaAATCTTTCCATACACTGTTATCTTGTTCGCGAAGTTAGGGCAGTAGtatctagtattataaataggatagattgttatcattttattcaatgAATGAATTAGAAGTTTCCATATGATATTACTGTGATATATTTCTCAACCCATAAATGTTCTTCAAGAAAAGTCCGACGGGAAGACTCCCACGCGCCGCACACGAAGAAACCCTACCCCCAAGCTGCCCGACGAGAAGACTATCCTGCGCACAGCCTCCAAACACCCTCCGCCGGCCCTCGAATAGGGCATCGGACTTCAGCCACTTCCGAGCGACAGCCCTAACCTCCGTTAAGGGAAGACGTCCCtaaacaactggtgctttcattcgtGCTCATTCTCCATCTTCTTTCATCCATAACCCAAATCTCACCAATCAAAAATCAAATAGACCTTCTTCACcggaatttttttttaccatGGAACCCCCTCCTTCTTTGCAAAGAAGACGCACtccaacttcattcttttcCTTATTAGTTATGCGTATTCACCACCAATTTCAGCCCCCGCCCTAGATGAACCCTGTTATTGCAAAACTTGATCGCCTATTGGACATGATGGAATCCCGTATTGACACAGCAGATCGGTGCATGGACAACCTTTGTCGGAAACAATACTGCAGCCCGCACCAATCTAGGCGGTCGCGCAACATTCCCGACGGCTATTTCTGCCGCCATCCGGAGGATGCGGCCAATCGCTGCATCGGCGACCCTCGTGCATCTTCGCTGCAGAAGCTACCGCCACTTCCAACTCTAGCCCCGCCGTACGCGCAGTGAACCCGCCGCAGCTATCTGTCCCACAGTCAGCCACCGCGTCGAACACGGCCTTACACCGCCGAGCCGTCACCATATATCAGCCAAGATACCTACGGCCTGCAACCGTATTCTTGGGACCGGAACCCGCCTAGAGTGCTTCACGAGACCTACCAGCCGCTGTACGAGCGCTCTAATTCCAGCCGGTATGTCACCCACAGAATGCCCACCGGCCACCGAGCAACGCCTTCACCTCTAGGGATCAATTCGTAGAGCAGGAGCAGCCACTCCGACAGCCGCATTGTGTGCGCCAAAGCCCTAACCATGGTTGGTTTTTTCCAGAATCGCACCAGCAGTAGTTTCTTTCTGTGAAAAAGCAGACTTGCTGGGATCCGCCCTCCCAAACGTCTGCTCGCCGTATTGGAGAGATTCACTCTCCCTCGCTGCCAGAACCTCCGCCACAGCCGACTCCACCAGACCTGCTGTGCCAGCAGCCCCAAAACCGGAACCAGCACCCCACGTTCCCAACCTCCCATAACCCCCACACGACCGCAGCTCGTGCTCGACCAGAAGCCACAGTTGCGGTCAGATGGTCTGctaaagcagccaagtacaacatCGACTATTACCTCCCGCCCTACGCCGCACCGAGCCCTTGCCAGCTCTTACTATCGCTGTCCGTGAAAGCTCCATTATGTACCTCTCCTCATCAACCGCAAGCGGGTGTCTCAAGCTCAAGGAAAAAGGAGTGGGACATCGATTTGCAAGATGGTGAAAAGAAAAGGGAGGAGAAGTTGATCGTACTCAATAGTTTGTGGAATCAAAgagagaaagataaagagaatgACTATATGGCCAAAAGAGAAGAAGGAGTCAACAACATTTTTTTGAAGCTGCTCGAGAAAGAGAATATTGTCGAAGCCCTTCGATCTAGTTTAGTGACAAAAAAATGATTTCATTGTGTTGACTGAGAAGCCGAGcaagagagagaggaaggagaTTCAAAACCTTGTTGATGATAATAAGGCTGGATTTGATATGAAAAAGCAGACGGTCAAGTGGAAATGGAAGAGAAGCGAAGATTGTTCGAGGATGAGCTTAAATTAAAAGCGGAAGAATTGGGTAAGATAAGAGATGCTCACACCTGTTCGCAAGCActtgcttgtgtctatgtggatttgaatgtcagtgatgttccaagtatgaatcctCGATCATTGTCGCTCGAcgccgatgcaaggttgattcctCCGGGAAATGACACGTCgtgtttgagcattcatggaTGTGTGGCAGAGATTTTCATTTTAGCGTTGAATTGTCACGACAACAATGTGGTGTGGGTGTCCGCCATGTCTTTTTTTTCCAAATACCTTAGCGGTGGGGGgttaggcagacccccaacctgtcCATATCGACCAAAAGGTAAAAGTCTCAAACATACATAGTCCAAGCCCGAAAGTGACTTGAACTAGAAAATCAAACTAGGACAGCCCCACAAGTCGGGCGCTATCTATCTATCAAACTAGCCGAAGCTATGTAACAAGGAACCAAAACATACATACACGTGGCTGGCCCAAAAGTGACCAACTCATAAGGAAGAACAAAGTATACAAATCATATGATAAAAACCAAGTAGATCATCTAACTCGGTacctgaatctgaagttcggatagcccaactggtccatcctcacaAGTGCCTTCAAGTACCGAGGTGTTGTATCTGCATCGAAGAATGTgagggcaggggtctggacccccctatcTGCTAAGAAATACGCTGCTCTATTGCCCTCCCGATGAATGTGAGAGAAGCGCGTCTGCAGTTGAGAGAGCAAAAGACGGATGTGAACCATGTGATGTCGAACGTCCGCTGCTCCCCTCCggcctgaagtgaacaccgcgaccactgaTGCTGTATCCAACTCGACCCAAACCTGTGATGAGAACTCCATAGCCATCGCCAGACCGTGAAGAAGAGCAAGAAGCTCCGCCTCAAAGCCCGACGCGGCTACAAGGGGCGTGCAAAAGGCCCTCAAGAGAGAACCATCTGAAcaacgaaccactcccccaccaccAGCCTGTCTAGTCGAGGTAGAAAAGGCCTCGTCTATGTTCAACTTCACCCAAGGAGCGTCAGGTGGATGCCAAAGAACACtcagggacctcagaactcgccggcgaggaggagcaTTGGGTATGAAATCGACAGCCGAGGTGCAACCacgccaatgaagggggactagcacacccgccgccaccaaaGTCTGCATCTGATGAATCACTTGCCAAATCACGTGGGAGgcacgaaaagaaatgccgcggtGCCAGCAGCTATTTTTCTCCGTCCAAATGAACTAGTAGACCAAGCAAGGAATAATGAAGTTGATGTGCAAAGTGGGAGCcatgtgagaggacctccaccagaaacctaatctaagtgcaatgtcagtgcacgtgtgaatgtgtgtgcgtATATCAGGAAACCAGCCATCAAAGTTGTCCCAAACATACCTCGCCGACTGACtagacacaaacaaatgctgtaAAGACTCTACagaagaagagacacaacacagaCACTTGGTGATTTTGGATGGAAATAATAAAGGGGGGCGTTCAACTcttcggtgtgtgtttgatccaggaggaacGCCTCAccaaagcttttgctttcaactctcattgttgcttcgtggtttccaccttaaggacaaggtggatttcggCCGTGGGGAAGTTGATACATTTCTGTGGGATctcccaattatttagttatcttttgattcaccaAATCTTTCCATATATTGGTATCTTGTTCGagaagttagggtagtagtatctagtattataaatatgatagtttgttatcattttattcaatgAATGAATTAGAAGTTTCTATATGATATTACCGTGATATATTTTTCAACCCATAAATCTTCTTCAAGCAAAGTCTGACGGGAAAACTCCCGCGTGCTGGGCACGAAGAAATCCTACCCTCAAGCTGCCCGATGGGAAGACTATCCCTCGCACAGCCACCAAACACCCTCCACCGACCCTCGAATAGGGCGTCGGACTTCAGCAGCTTCCGAGCGACAGCCCCTAGCCTCCGTTAAGGGAAAACGTCCCTTAACACAACCTCACTAACAATAGATGGTTACATAACCTTACATCACCAAACCAACTATATACAACCAAAAGTTTAACCTAAGCATGCCACGTGAGAACTCCGACTTTACCAGCAAAAAAGGGGTAGCGACTTGACACGTGCAGCTGCCCAGCAAGCGAGATCACTCGTTTCTATACTCTACAAGAGGGAGAAGAGATGGGGGTGAGCTTTAGAAAACTCGTAGTGTAAATGCATTCTAGATATCATATCTTTAAAACTTCAATCAATATCACTAGTACGGATAAATCAAATTATAATCTAGAAAACATACAACATctgttcattttttttacattccATAAACAAATATAATTCGTTCTAAAACTTTATATTCTTTTCCCAAACAATTCTGACAAACTGTACAACAAACACAATCATATTAATCACATAATACTTTGAATAATAACCATTTACTACTTATCAATCAAAACCACGTAACACGATATAACATACAACTATCACTTTCTTTCATCAATCAACATAATTATACTTTGAGAAACAACATAACTATTTAAATTGTAAGGCACAAAATATCGTTTCTCAATCAGATATCACATTTAGCCCCCAAGTTATGCTTAGTGATAGACACGGGTACACGGACACTATAAGTAGCCCGATTAGGGCATCTGTCATATACGTTTTTATCAGATACTGTACATCTCTCATATGGCCAATCGTAAGGCATCTGTCACATATTACCCGTATAGGGCACATATCATCTATCAACATATCATATAGGCCATCACTTcagttatccagaagacgaatGATCAAACATGTGTGCAGTACTGCTGacctatggcatgccaactaTACCCTGTGACTCACTCAAGCAATGGGGCGTAACGCGTATGTTTCATATTCATTTCCACATTGCTCAACACATATATTCTTAAATCAATTGCATATCATATACCACACTAATTCAcaatttcaaaatataattcCAACATCTCACATTTGAAGATCTCCATTCATATTAGATAAAATGGTACAATCCACACGGTTACATTTAAACTCTGTTGCACCAATATACAGAACATAATAATATTTATCAAAGTTAAGGACGTTAATCTCTAGAATACGCGTACACTATCTGTACACGTCAACAAAAACTCTTTTACTTGCTTACTCAACCCTGGCTCTGGCCTTTTCCCCTATCACTGGTGCTCGCACCTACAGGTTCGCCTAAGTTTTCAAGCAACCACATTTCCGATCCATAAATAAACTCTATAACACAAGTAAAACCAAATCATCACATCTATCTATTTCCATTTCTATACTATTTCCATCATCACAAAACaagttattaaaaatatatatacacgtTAAAGTATCTCTAACTACTTTTATGCCGAAAATGAGAACAATAATTCGATATTACAATTCAACAACTCCGAAAAAAGAAAGCTATAATTGGCTGTCCCAAAAATATAAATCTCATAGTTCCATTTTTTTTCCCATAAAACAAacgtatttaattttgtaaatatggGACAACCACTTCATTTTAAGTTAAACTCAAAATTTTGACATCTTGAAGCTACAACTGTAACCAATATCTTTTTGATAATAAGTACATCGATTTAACATCACTACTATACTTAGAAACAAGATTATGAAGTTATGGAAGAATCTAAACTCTAATTTCAACTACTTTGCAAAGTTAAGTGGAGGTGGTTTGCAACTTAGACTTCAGAATTGAGAGAAAGTAGGAGAGGTTGAGAGTTGGGATTGGTGGTGTGTGCTACATGTATCATGTGGAGTCGCTGAAGCTATCTCGGTGGTAACAAGGTGGCTGAACAGAGGTAGCGCAGAAGTGGAGATGGAGTACAGAAAGAGATGGTAGAGAcggcgagagagagagaaatgataGAGAGTTGACTATTATTCTaaattttcttgttttcttttgaCCCCTATAAGCCACGTCTCTCTCTACACCAATTCATCAACAccctattctttttctttcatttttttttctttatctaaTTCTTCccttattttctatttttcctatctccatttcttttatttctaacataaaactaataaaagcatatataAAACCAATAattgaaatactccctccgtctatgAATATAAgtcctatttttccattttggttcgtctatgaataggagttccggttcataattaccataaatggtaaagaaaccctacattccactaactcattccactcacatattatttaaaactaatatatacaagtgggactactattccactaactttctttcacccactttttataacatttcttaaaacacatggcggatagaaatgagactcatattcgtgaacggagagagtatctaATTTCTAATTCTAAACTTCTAAAAGTTTGGGATATTACAATATCCTGGTAGGGGCCTGAGGCTTGCCCTTTGGGTATCCTTCTTCTTCCGTGGTTCGGCAGGTTGCTTCCCTTTCCGTTATCACTCTCTTTTGACAATCTCACCCCTAGAAAATCATTCATTTCCACCGTGGTCAGAAGTATGGTGGCGGGAATTGAGGAGTCACCCTGTAATTTTTGAAAAGGAGGAGAAATTACTGATAGAGAAAAGAGGATGCAATGTATGGTGAAAAGTGTGAGTGAAATTAGGGATTAGAGAAATTTTTGTGAAAGTGAAAAGATAAGTTAAATACAATCCCCTCAATTCCTCCAGTGAAGTACACGGATTTCTCAATCTCATTCCAAATTTTGCTAAGTGTAGGAATTGAGCCAATCATTCTCTTCCCCTTTGATTCAAAATGGGCCCATCCCATACCCATTTAATTAAGACCAGCCCACTCTGTCCAATTATAAGCTAGAGCACATCTCTTCATTAAAATTGAATATAGAACAGCTCCCTTTGTTAAAAAAACGATACCCCAAAGAACTTAAGACTCCCCAATGAATCTATTTCAACACATAtgataattttcttttcttttttcttaattaatttttttgaaatattaaaataaataaataaataaaaacaaaaaacaaatatttacaTGAAAAGGTTTTATCACCCTAATTCGAAACCTGAGGCATATACAATGGAATCTCTTGCACTGTATATGCTTCTAAAGGTTCCAAATAGATTTTCAACCTATAACCATTCACAACAAACGGTGGAGAAGAAGAGTCAACTCTCTGAATTTTAATGGCTCCATTAGGTTGAATTGCTCGGATCTTGTAAGGACCAGTCCACTTGGACTTCAATATTCCCGGCATGATTTTGAGCCTtgattggaataggagaactttTTGGCCCACTTCAAACCACTTTCTTCTCAAATTTTTGTCATGCTGTAACTTGGTCTTTTCTTTGTAGCACATCACGGCAACATATGCTTCTAGGAGAAATTCCTCAAGctcttggagttggagctttcTCTCCTCCTCACACTTGCTCGATTCCATACTCGTCTTTTGAATGGCCCATTAAGCGCGATGCTCACTCTCTATGGGAAGGTGGCACATTTTGCCGAAAATGAGGCGATACGGCGACATCCCAATTGGCGTCTTGTACGCTGTgcggtaagcccatagtgcgtcatCTAGTCTCGCACTCAATTGTCCTTGACTGATTCACCGTCCTCTCTCACACATGCTTGATCTCCCAATCGGAGATCTTGGCTTGGCCGTTGGATTGTGGATGATATGGGTAGCGATGATACACACCATATGTCTTCATCAAAGCATTAATTGTGCGATTGCAAAAATGTATACCTTGATCATTTATGATGGCCTTTGGTACCCCATAACGGCTCAAAATGGTAGACTTAAGGAAAGAATAATGGGATTTTGGGGCATCTCATCTCTAGCCTAAAGTCTTCCCATAAATTGACAACGAGAGAAAATCCATAAGCATCACGATGAAGTGTCGGCCAAAAGAATCCACTGTCCAACACCTTCCCCATTGTTCTCTTTGGTCCAAAGTGTCCCCCGCATGCTAATGAATGACAATGCAGTAGTATGTCTTCTTGATCGGGCTCAAGAATACACCGTCGAATTACTTGATCGTCTCCCACTCACCAAAGGTATggatcatcccaaaagtagtatttgctCTCGCTACGGATCTTCATTCTTCATGCCTCCGAACCATAAGCTCAGTTCCCTGTCAAAATAGCATCTTCTCATACAAATATTCAACTAAATAAGTGCGAAAAGTGATTAAATTCAA is a window of Salvia splendens isolate huo1 chromosome 3, SspV2, whole genome shotgun sequence DNA encoding:
- the LOC121796893 gene encoding uncharacterized protein LOC121796893, which encodes MESSKCEEERKLQLQELEEFLLEAYVAVMCYKEKTKLQHDKNLRRKWFEVGQKVLLFQSRLKIMPGILKSKWTGPYKIRAIQPNGAIKIQRVDSSSPPFVVNGYRLKIYLEPLEAYTVQEIPLYMPQVSN